One window from the genome of Haloprofundus halobius encodes:
- a CDS encoding ATP-dependent DNA helicase, which produces MTRKRGVVAETNGHMRFFPYEEPYPNQQAAMDGIANAFAREQDVLIEGAPGTGKTLSALVPALEFARENDKTVVITTNVHQQMRQFVEDARAITRTEPIRAVVFRGKASMCHIDVGYEECQSLRDTTRSVVEKEEDRQQLERRQEQLLEQSRGGDSGAAEARSAVMDELDQLGDELEDLSETNVCEHYYNNLIRDNTEFFSWLFDDVRTPDDVYEYADEHHLCGYELLKEGMEGVDLVVCNYHHLLDPMIREQFFRWLDRDPGDVITVFDEAHNIEGAARDHASRTLTENTIESALSELEDSDDSRTAAATNVLEAFLDALRRTYDESFGFGEREQVGENWSDIGIANPDRRDDLTLEFLQAYEGRGIDAELELAIQLGKSLDEQYEQAYKDGEATTRKECQTLQAATFLSSWMEDGTKLGQHPMVSVRRDSGTDEIYGRAELYTCIPRQVTESLFEEVHASVLMSATLRPFDVTEDVLGIENAVTLAYGMEYPEENRRTFAVQTPALFAKERNDESTQEAIAGVLSDAIRFTPGNTLVFFPSYAEAQRYYEMLGGGGGLSGASLGSLLLDEAGTRTEDLRQRFVSHENATLFTSLWGTLAEGVSFDGDDARTVLVVGVPYPHLSERMEAVQEAYDRAYADRGRDPGWRYAVEIPTIRKTRQALGRVIRSPEDFGVRALVDKRYTSASDTMGKYGVRDTFPPEERRELIDVGPEKLKFAMLNFYAGHDAYDGEPPAP; this is translated from the coding sequence ATGACGCGCAAGCGGGGAGTAGTGGCTGAGACGAACGGACACATGCGGTTCTTCCCGTACGAGGAACCGTACCCCAACCAGCAAGCGGCGATGGACGGCATCGCCAACGCGTTCGCGCGCGAACAGGACGTGCTCATCGAGGGCGCACCCGGTACTGGAAAGACGCTCTCGGCGCTCGTTCCCGCGCTGGAGTTCGCCCGCGAGAACGACAAGACCGTCGTCATCACGACGAACGTCCACCAGCAGATGCGCCAGTTCGTCGAGGACGCCCGCGCCATCACACGCACCGAGCCGATTCGGGCCGTGGTGTTCCGCGGGAAAGCGTCGATGTGCCACATCGACGTCGGTTACGAGGAGTGTCAGAGCCTCCGCGATACGACGCGCTCCGTCGTGGAAAAAGAGGAGGACAGACAGCAGCTCGAACGCCGCCAGGAGCAGTTGCTCGAACAGAGCCGCGGCGGCGACTCGGGGGCGGCGGAGGCCCGAAGCGCCGTCATGGACGAACTCGACCAGCTCGGCGACGAACTCGAGGACCTCAGCGAGACGAACGTCTGCGAGCACTACTACAACAATCTCATCCGAGATAACACGGAGTTCTTCTCGTGGCTGTTCGACGACGTGCGCACGCCCGACGACGTGTACGAGTACGCCGACGAACACCACCTCTGCGGCTACGAACTCCTGAAGGAGGGGATGGAGGGCGTCGACCTCGTCGTCTGCAACTACCACCACCTGCTCGACCCGATGATCCGCGAGCAGTTCTTCCGGTGGCTGGACCGCGACCCCGGCGACGTCATCACGGTGTTCGACGAGGCGCACAACATCGAGGGCGCGGCCCGCGACCACGCCAGTCGGACACTCACCGAGAACACCATCGAGAGCGCGCTCTCGGAACTCGAAGACAGCGACGACTCCCGCACCGCCGCCGCGACGAACGTCTTGGAGGCGTTTCTGGACGCGCTCCGTCGAACGTACGACGAGAGCTTCGGCTTCGGCGAGCGCGAGCAGGTGGGAGAAAACTGGTCCGACATCGGCATCGCCAACCCGGACCGCCGCGACGACCTGACGCTCGAATTCCTGCAGGCGTACGAGGGTCGCGGCATCGACGCGGAGCTGGAACTCGCCATCCAGTTGGGCAAGTCGCTCGACGAGCAGTACGAGCAAGCCTACAAAGACGGGGAGGCGACGACCAGAAAGGAGTGTCAGACGCTGCAGGCGGCGACGTTTCTCTCCTCGTGGATGGAGGACGGCACCAAACTCGGCCAGCACCCGATGGTGTCCGTGCGCCGCGATAGCGGCACCGACGAGATTTACGGCCGCGCGGAACTGTACACCTGCATCCCACGCCAGGTGACCGAGTCGCTGTTCGAGGAGGTCCACGCGAGCGTCCTCATGAGCGCGACGCTCCGCCCCTTCGACGTCACGGAGGACGTCCTCGGCATCGAGAACGCCGTCACCCTCGCCTACGGCATGGAGTACCCCGAGGAGAACCGACGTACATTTGCGGTGCAGACGCCCGCGCTGTTCGCCAAGGAGCGCAACGACGAGTCGACCCAGGAGGCCATCGCGGGCGTGCTCTCGGACGCGATTCGCTTCACGCCGGGCAACACGCTCGTCTTCTTCCCCTCCTACGCCGAAGCCCAGCGCTACTACGAGATGCTGGGCGGTGGTGGCGGCCTGAGCGGGGCGTCACTCGGTTCGCTGCTGCTCGACGAGGCGGGCACACGAACAGAAGACCTCCGTCAGCGGTTCGTCTCACACGAGAACGCGACGCTCTTTACTTCCTTGTGGGGGACGCTCGCCGAGGGCGTGAGCTTCGACGGCGACGACGCCCGGACGGTTCTCGTCGTCGGCGTCCCGTACCCGCACCTCTCCGAGCGGATGGAGGCGGTCCAAGAGGCGTACGACCGCGCGTACGCCGACAGGGGCCGCGACCCCGGCTGGCGCTACGCCGTCGAGATTCCGACGATCCGCAAGACCCGGCAGGCGCTCGGCCGCGTCATTCGCTCGCCCGAGGACTTCGGGGTTCGCGCGCTCGTCGACAAGCGCTACACGTCGGCGAGCGACACGATGGGCAAGTACGGCGTCCGCGACACGTTCCCGCCGGAGGAGCGGCGGGAACTCATCGACGTGGGGCCCGAGAAGCTGAAGTTCGCGATGCTGAACTTCTACGCCGGTCACGACGCGTACGACGGGGAGCCGCCAGCACCCTAG
- a CDS encoding cytochrome P450 codes for MRARPPGPRGVPLFGNSQQYAKDPFSFLTACADAYGDVVHFDLGPLETYMLTNPDDIETVLVSEAEKYRKPRFQDDAIGDLLGEGLLLSEGETWREQRELAQPAFNMQRIASLDGTITDYTEAMLADWRDGETLNVQIEMARLTVKIIVEAMFGAEMRDDRVQRVQEHLEPLGARFEPNPRRFLVPDWAPTRENREYRAAIEVLEGIIDDIVADRRGTENYPQRMDLLSVLMRAQARDEQTDQQLRDEMMTMLLAGHDTTALTLTYAWYLLSQHPDVEETVHAELDEVLGGDAPTARDTRKMRYTDQVLQETMRLYPPVYTLFREPLVDVKLGGYRVPEGSAVMLPQWAVHRSSRYYENPLEFDPDRWTPAERSKRPRLSYFPFGAGPRHCIGKQFSMLEAKLILGTVAQEYSTEYVGEDDPLTLRGSLTMHPRNPMEMRLHAREN; via the coding sequence ATGCGAGCGCGACCCCCGGGTCCCCGCGGCGTCCCGCTGTTCGGCAACAGCCAGCAGTACGCGAAAGACCCCTTCAGCTTCCTGACCGCCTGCGCCGACGCCTACGGCGACGTGGTCCACTTCGACCTCGGCCCGCTGGAGACGTACATGCTCACCAACCCCGACGACATCGAGACGGTGTTGGTGAGCGAAGCCGAGAAATACCGTAAGCCGCGGTTTCAGGACGACGCTATCGGCGACCTGCTCGGCGAAGGCTTGCTGTTGAGCGAGGGCGAGACGTGGCGCGAACAGCGCGAGTTAGCGCAACCGGCGTTCAACATGCAGCGCATCGCTTCGCTCGACGGGACGATAACCGACTACACCGAGGCGATGCTCGCCGACTGGCGCGACGGCGAGACGCTGAACGTCCAGATAGAGATGGCGCGACTAACGGTCAAAATCATCGTCGAGGCGATGTTCGGTGCGGAGATGCGAGACGACCGGGTCCAGCGCGTCCAAGAACATCTCGAACCGCTCGGCGCACGCTTCGAACCGAACCCGCGGCGCTTCCTCGTCCCCGACTGGGCACCGACCCGGGAGAACCGCGAGTACCGCGCGGCCATCGAGGTGCTCGAAGGCATCATCGACGACATTGTCGCCGACCGCCGCGGGACCGAAAACTATCCGCAGCGGATGGACCTCCTCTCGGTTCTCATGCGCGCACAGGCGCGCGACGAGCAGACCGACCAGCAACTGCGCGACGAGATGATGACGATGCTGTTGGCGGGTCACGACACTACCGCGCTGACGCTGACGTACGCGTGGTATCTACTCTCGCAGCATCCAGACGTAGAGGAGACGGTTCACGCCGAACTGGACGAAGTGCTCGGCGGCGACGCACCCACAGCACGGGACACCCGAAAGATGCGGTACACCGACCAGGTGTTACAGGAGACGATGCGGCTCTACCCGCCGGTGTACACGCTGTTCCGCGAACCCCTCGTGGACGTGAAACTCGGCGGCTACAGAGTGCCGGAGGGGTCGGCGGTGATGCTCCCGCAGTGGGCCGTCCATCGCTCGTCGCGCTACTACGAAAATCCGCTGGAGTTCGACCCCGACCGCTGGACGCCCGCCGAGCGCTCGAAGCGCCCCCGACTCTCCTATTTTCCGTTCGGGGCCGGGCCGCGCCACTGCATCGGTAAGCAGTTCTCGATGCTCGAAGCCAAGTTGATTCTCGGGACCGTGGCGCAGGAGTACTCCACGGAGTACGTCGGCGAGGACGACCCGCTCACGCTACGCGGGTCGTTGACGATGCACCCGCGGAATCCGATGGAGATGCGACTGCACGCACGGGAGAACTGA
- a CDS encoding 2'-5' RNA ligase family protein, with translation MSYSLNVPVPGAVERLATDLYPRLTRFEEVRERHTLVVKRFENRSYDRLRETVRTPLATEPAFEARVAGIDTFERPTRGDGPVVYLAVDSSGLLALHERLVDRFGAIEGLEGDEYVPHVTLARGGSQAAVDALRNAEFDPVTWTVSELDIWSAEYREVAGTIPLRG, from the coding sequence ATGAGCTACAGTCTCAACGTCCCCGTTCCGGGGGCCGTCGAGCGACTCGCAACCGATCTCTACCCGCGGTTGACGCGGTTCGAGGAGGTACGGGAACGGCACACACTCGTCGTCAAACGGTTCGAGAACCGGTCGTACGACCGCCTCCGCGAGACGGTCAGAACGCCGCTGGCGACCGAACCCGCGTTCGAGGCGCGCGTCGCGGGAATCGACACGTTCGAGCGGCCGACCCGCGGCGACGGCCCCGTCGTCTACCTTGCCGTCGACAGTTCCGGACTGCTCGCGCTTCACGAGCGCCTCGTCGACCGATTCGGCGCGATCGAGGGACTGGAGGGGGACGAGTACGTTCCGCACGTGACGCTCGCTCGCGGCGGTTCTCAGGCTGCGGTTGACGCGCTCCGAAACGCCGAGTTCGACCCGGTGACGTGGACCGTCTCCGAACTCGATATCTGGAGTGCGGAGTACAGAGAAGTCGCCGGGACGATTCCGCTTCGGGGGTGA
- a CDS encoding DUF7554 family protein, whose translation MSRSRAELDVEDLLKVVLVLVVVWLVLEIVGTTLGIVGGLLGPLQPLLGLLAVVLVVLWFFDRL comes from the coding sequence ATGAGTCGTAGCCGCGCGGAACTCGACGTCGAAGACCTCCTGAAGGTCGTGTTGGTCCTCGTCGTCGTCTGGTTGGTACTCGAAATCGTCGGGACGACGCTCGGCATCGTCGGCGGCCTCCTTGGCCCGCTTCAGCCCCTGCTCGGGCTCCTCGCCGTCGTGCTCGTCGTGCTCTGGTTCTTCGACCGGCTCTGA
- a CDS encoding SPFH domain-containing protein produces MASLFRGLGRATARGVPKQLWTVLFLVVAASVALAFVPITPASIVGLLVVALAVATLVSAVEIVQAYEKRALTVFGEYRKLLEPGLNIVPPFVSRAYRFDMRTRIIDVPRQEAITEDNSPVTADAVVYIRVMDAKKAFLEVEDYVTATSNLAQTTLRAVLGDMELDETLSRRAEINARIREELDEPTDEWGIRVESVEVREVKPSAEVQGAMEQQTAAERRRRAMILEAQGERRSAVERAEGEKQSNIIRAQGEKQSQILEAQGDAVSTVLRARAAESMGERAIIDKGMETLSRIGTSPSTTFILPQELTSLVGRYGKQLSGSDVSEQTPRLDSQSFDAETREMLGLDDVEEILDDTGNGDREQIVEVVPEGSEVETERN; encoded by the coding sequence ATGGCAAGCCTCTTTCGAGGACTCGGGCGCGCGACGGCGAGAGGTGTCCCCAAACAGTTGTGGACCGTCCTCTTTCTCGTCGTCGCCGCCTCAGTTGCGCTCGCGTTCGTTCCCATCACACCGGCGAGTATCGTGGGGCTGCTGGTGGTCGCGCTGGCCGTCGCGACGCTCGTCAGCGCCGTCGAAATCGTGCAGGCGTACGAGAAGCGCGCGCTGACGGTGTTCGGCGAGTACCGAAAACTGCTCGAACCCGGCCTCAACATCGTCCCACCGTTCGTCTCGCGGGCGTACCGCTTCGACATGCGGACGCGCATCATCGACGTGCCTCGACAGGAAGCCATCACGGAGGACAACTCGCCGGTGACCGCCGACGCCGTCGTCTACATCCGCGTGATGGACGCCAAGAAAGCCTTCCTCGAAGTCGAAGATTACGTCACCGCCACCTCGAACCTCGCGCAGACGACGCTTCGCGCCGTGCTCGGCGACATGGAACTCGACGAGACGCTGTCCCGACGCGCCGAGATCAACGCGCGAATCCGCGAGGAACTCGACGAACCCACCGACGAGTGGGGGATTCGCGTCGAGAGCGTCGAGGTTCGCGAGGTGAAACCGAGCGCCGAGGTCCAGGGGGCGATGGAGCAGCAGACCGCCGCCGAGCGTCGTCGCCGCGCGATGATTCTCGAAGCCCAGGGAGAACGGCGCAGCGCCGTCGAGCGGGCGGAAGGGGAGAAACAGTCGAACATCATCCGCGCGCAGGGCGAGAAGCAGAGTCAGATTCTCGAAGCCCAAGGTGACGCCGTCTCGACGGTGTTGCGGGCCCGCGCGGCGGAGTCGATGGGCGAACGCGCAATCATCGACAAGGGGATGGAGACGCTCAGCCGGATTGGGACGAGTCCGTCGACGACGTTCATCCTTCCGCAGGAACTCACCTCGCTGGTCGGCCGCTACGGCAAGCAGTTGTCCGGCAGCGACGTGAGCGAGCAGACGCCGAGACTCGACTCGCAGTCGTTCGACGCGGAGACCCGCGAGATGCTCGGTCTCGACGACGTCGAGGAGATTCTCGACGACACCGGCAACGGTGACCGCGAGCAGATCGTCGAGGTCGTTCCCGAGGGAAGCGAAGTCGAGACCGAGCGGAACTGA
- a CDS encoding ribonucleotide-diphosphate reductase subunit beta: protein MPILNDDSHHDPNKILPIEYDWAREYYKAGVANNWVPEEVPMQDDVSQWRGDELTDAERRLVEWNLGFFSTAESLTANNIVLAVYDYVTAPECRQYLLRQAYEEAIHTDTFIYCCDSLGFDPEYLYGMYDRVPSIEEKDAFVVDLTRAVDDPAFTIETDDDLRAFLRDLVGFYVIMEGVFFYAGFAMMLALKRQGKMVGVGEQFEYIMRDESLHLNFGVDLVNTIRDENPGVWTDAFDAEIRDLVVEAVELEQIYAEEACPPDLFGMSAEQFAEYVQYVADRRLGQLRMNAEFDTENPFPWMSEQVDLNKEKNFFETQVTEYQSGGSLDW, encoded by the coding sequence ATGCCGATACTCAACGACGACAGCCACCACGACCCGAACAAGATACTGCCCATTGAGTACGACTGGGCCCGCGAGTACTACAAAGCGGGCGTCGCGAACAACTGGGTGCCCGAGGAGGTACCGATGCAGGACGACGTCTCCCAGTGGCGCGGCGACGAACTCACCGACGCCGAACGGCGACTCGTCGAGTGGAACCTCGGCTTCTTCTCGACGGCGGAGTCGCTGACGGCGAACAACATCGTCCTCGCGGTCTACGATTACGTCACCGCCCCCGAGTGTCGCCAGTACCTCCTCCGGCAGGCCTACGAAGAAGCCATCCACACGGACACGTTCATCTACTGCTGCGACAGTCTCGGTTTCGACCCGGAGTACCTCTACGGGATGTACGACCGCGTCCCGAGCATCGAAGAGAAGGACGCGTTCGTCGTCGACCTGACGCGCGCCGTCGACGACCCGGCGTTCACCATCGAGACGGACGACGACCTCCGGGCGTTCCTCCGCGACCTCGTCGGCTTCTACGTCATCATGGAGGGCGTCTTCTTCTACGCGGGCTTCGCGATGATGCTCGCGCTCAAGCGGCAGGGGAAGATGGTCGGCGTCGGCGAGCAGTTCGAGTACATCATGCGCGACGAGTCCTTGCATCTGAACTTCGGCGTCGACCTCGTCAACACCATCCGCGACGAGAATCCGGGCGTCTGGACCGACGCGTTCGACGCCGAGATTCGCGACCTCGTCGTCGAGGCGGTCGAACTGGAGCAGATTTACGCCGAGGAGGCGTGCCCGCCCGACCTGTTCGGGATGAGCGCCGAGCAGTTCGCCGAGTACGTCCAGTACGTCGCCGACCGCCGCCTCGGGCAACTCCGGATGAACGCCGAGTTCGACACCGAGAACCCGTTCCCGTGGATGTCCGAGCAGGTCGATCTCAACAAGGAGAAGAACTTCTTCGAGACGCAGGTGACCGAGTACCAGTCCGGCGGCTCGCTCGACTGGTAA
- a CDS encoding ribonucleoside-diphosphate reductase subunit alpha, which produces MSQTTDSQRETVRSVLEDACRDRDAVGDVDRLVDAAERKLYDGASVEETYEAAIDVLTARTERDPAFDAAAADVFRRRYYRRLLGADRRGDDLDAAYRESFREGIERGVAEDLLDERMLAYDLDELADTLALDRDEQFGYMAMETLEKRYFLQTNDGERLELPQSFWMRVAMGVALRELPEERTERAEEFYELLSTLRFVHSTPTLFHAGTTHPQLSSCYLTTVDDDLEDIFDAYGEHAKLSKWSGGLGNDWTDVRATGALIESTGVESTGVVPFLKISNDVTAAINRSGKRRGAACAYLECWHMDFPAFVDLRRNTGDERRRTHDMNTAAWIPDLFMKRVEADEQWTLFSPDEVPKLHGTYGREFEELYREYERQADAGELRQYERVDAADLWRTMLTRLFETGHPWLTFKDACNVRSPQDHAGVVNSSNLCTEITLNTSDEETAVCNLGSVNLARHVDSGSLNRERLADTVDTAMRMLDNVVDLNFYPTDAAERSNLRHRPVGLGVMGFHEALVDCDVSMVSEDAVAFADEAMEFVSYHAILGSSRLARERGAYDSYEGSKWDRGLFPQDTVELLEEERGREIPVDVSETLDWERVREHVAEHGMRNSNTMAVAPTATISTIAGTTPSIEPRYSNLYVKSNMSGEFTVVNETLVEQLKERDLWGPELLDRIKYHDGSIQEIDAIPASLRELHRSAFEIDPRHQLRLSAQRAVWVDQSQSHNVFFPSTDGTLLDDVYRTAWELGLKTTYYLRTLGASQIEKSTLDMAQYDDTQLRGDESEDGADGGDGDAAADRADDEWKSGESCDLPSVEDPTCDACQ; this is translated from the coding sequence ATGAGCCAAACTACCGACTCACAGCGAGAGACCGTCCGCTCGGTGCTCGAAGACGCCTGCCGCGACCGCGACGCCGTCGGCGATGTCGACCGCCTCGTCGACGCCGCTGAGCGAAAACTGTACGACGGCGCGTCCGTCGAGGAGACGTACGAGGCGGCTATCGACGTGCTGACCGCGCGCACCGAGCGCGACCCGGCGTTCGACGCCGCGGCGGCCGACGTGTTCCGTCGACGCTACTACCGCCGACTGCTCGGCGCGGACCGCCGCGGCGACGACCTTGACGCGGCCTACCGCGAATCGTTCCGCGAGGGTATCGAACGCGGCGTCGCCGAGGACTTGCTCGACGAGCGCATGCTCGCCTACGACCTTGACGAACTCGCCGACACGCTCGCCCTTGACCGCGACGAACAGTTCGGCTACATGGCGATGGAGACGCTCGAAAAACGGTACTTCCTCCAGACGAACGACGGCGAGCGTCTCGAACTGCCGCAGTCGTTCTGGATGCGCGTCGCCATGGGTGTCGCGCTGCGCGAGCTCCCAGAAGAGCGTACCGAGCGCGCCGAGGAGTTCTACGAACTGCTGTCGACGCTGCGGTTCGTCCACTCGACGCCGACGCTGTTTCACGCCGGGACGACCCACCCGCAGCTCTCCTCCTGCTATCTGACGACCGTCGACGACGACTTAGAGGACATCTTCGACGCCTACGGCGAACACGCGAAGCTCTCGAAGTGGTCCGGCGGTCTCGGCAACGACTGGACGGACGTCCGCGCGACGGGCGCGCTCATCGAGTCGACGGGCGTCGAGTCGACGGGCGTCGTCCCCTTCCTGAAGATTTCGAACGACGTCACCGCGGCCATCAACCGCTCCGGAAAGCGCCGCGGCGCGGCCTGCGCCTACCTCGAGTGCTGGCACATGGATTTCCCGGCGTTCGTCGACCTCCGACGCAACACGGGCGACGAGCGCCGCCGCACCCACGACATGAACACCGCGGCGTGGATTCCGGACCTCTTCATGAAGCGCGTCGAAGCCGACGAACAGTGGACGCTCTTTTCGCCCGACGAGGTTCCCAAACTCCACGGGACGTACGGCCGAGAGTTCGAGGAGCTGTACCGCGAGTACGAGAGGCAGGCCGACGCGGGCGAACTCCGGCAGTACGAGCGCGTCGACGCCGCCGACCTCTGGCGGACGATGCTCACCCGCTTGTTCGAGACGGGCCACCCGTGGCTCACGTTCAAAGACGCCTGCAACGTCCGGTCGCCGCAGGACCACGCGGGCGTCGTCAACTCCTCGAACCTCTGTACCGAGATCACGCTCAACACGTCGGACGAGGAAACCGCCGTCTGCAACCTCGGTTCGGTGAATCTCGCACGGCACGTCGATTCGGGGAGTCTCAACCGCGAGCGCCTCGCCGACACCGTCGACACGGCGATGCGGATGCTCGACAACGTCGTCGACCTGAACTTCTACCCGACCGACGCGGCCGAGCGCTCGAACCTCCGCCACCGCCCGGTCGGCCTCGGCGTGATGGGCTTCCACGAGGCGCTCGTCGACTGCGACGTTTCGATGGTCTCCGAGGACGCCGTCGCGTTCGCCGACGAGGCGATGGAGTTCGTCTCGTACCACGCCATTCTCGGCTCCTCGCGGCTCGCCCGCGAGCGCGGCGCGTACGACAGCTACGAGGGGTCGAAGTGGGACCGCGGACTGTTCCCGCAGGACACGGTCGAACTCCTGGAGGAGGAACGCGGCCGCGAGATACCTGTCGACGTCTCCGAGACGCTCGACTGGGAGCGCGTCCGCGAGCACGTCGCAGAACACGGGATGCGCAACTCGAACACGATGGCCGTCGCGCCGACGGCGACCATCTCGACTATCGCCGGGACGACGCCCTCCATCGAACCGCGCTACTCGAACCTCTACGTGAAGTCGAACATGTCCGGGGAGTTCACCGTCGTCAACGAGACGCTCGTCGAGCAACTGAAGGAGCGCGACCTGTGGGGACCCGAACTTCTGGACCGAATCAAGTATCACGACGGCTCGATTCAGGAGATCGACGCCATCCCTGCGTCGTTGCGCGAACTCCACCGCAGCGCCTTCGAGATAGACCCGCGACACCAACTGCGGCTGTCGGCGCAGCGCGCCGTCTGGGTCGACCAGAGCCAGTCGCACAACGTGTTCTTCCCCTCGACGGACGGGACGCTGCTCGACGACGTCTACCGGACCGCCTGGGAACTCGGCCTGAAGACGACCTACTACCTGCGGACCCTCGGCGCGAGCCAGATCGAGAAGTCGACGCTCGACATGGCCCAGTACGACGACACGCAGTTGCGCGGCGACGAGTCCGAAGACGGCGCCGACGGAGGCGACGGAGACGCCGCCGCCGACCGCGCCGACGACGAGTGGAAGTCCGGCGAGTCGTGCGACCTCCCGAGCGTCGAGGACCCGACCTGCGACGCCTGCCAGTAA
- a CDS encoding GNAT family N-acetyltransferase, with protein sequence MEIRPANTDDIEAIQRVARLSWEATYHDILSAETVEETVSEWYSEETLSEALGKPGTAFLVAEGDGEIVGFCHGVVEAERGDIVRLYVDPDHWREGVGSALYERLRSDLEDFNMSELEAIVLADNEMGNEFYRHLGFEKAGEGEVTMGGESYREHVYRKGLKA encoded by the coding sequence ATGGAGATCAGACCGGCCAACACGGACGACATCGAGGCGATACAGCGCGTCGCCCGACTGTCGTGGGAGGCGACGTACCACGACATCCTCAGCGCTGAGACGGTCGAGGAGACGGTGTCGGAGTGGTACTCCGAGGAGACGCTTTCCGAGGCGCTCGGCAAGCCGGGGACGGCGTTTCTCGTCGCCGAGGGAGACGGCGAGATCGTCGGCTTCTGTCACGGCGTCGTCGAAGCCGAACGGGGCGACATCGTCCGCCTCTACGTCGACCCCGACCACTGGCGCGAGGGCGTCGGGTCGGCGCTCTACGAGCGCCTCCGCTCGGACCTCGAAGATTTCAACATGAGCGAACTGGAGGCTATCGTGCTCGCGGACAACGAGATGGGCAACGAGTTCTACCGCCACCTCGGCTTCGAGAAGGCGGGCGAAGGCGAGGTGACGATGGGCGGGGAGAGCTACAGAGAGCACGTCTACCGGAAGGGGCTGAAAGCCTGA